In the Halictus rubicundus isolate RS-2024b chromosome 12, iyHalRubi1_principal, whole genome shotgun sequence genome, GAATATTGATATTAAAATTAACGATGACCGGCTTATAGAGAAAGTATCTGACTTAATAAAAGATTACAAACGAGAGGAGTATACTGTATGGGGAAACTTCAATGATGAAATAACACAGAAGTGCTATAGAACGGTAATTAACATTTATTCAAAATAGTTTAACAGTAAATAATATTAACTTCTTTGCAGAATCCaaatgtaaatttattattttctatgcGACGTGTGGCCCTGTTAATACTTTTAACATATACAGGATTGTTACCGTTTGTACCTTTGAGGGAAACACATCTGGAAGTATTTTTACCTTCTATCTATTTACGGTATGTTGTATGCTTCATTGAATACTAAATTAAGCTATTAACTTTAATGTTATTAATTTGTGTTTGTAATCATAGACGCACAAGAAGCCCAAAACCTACATTTTTGACTGTAGAAAAATTAATTGTACGTGCTACCAATGTTTTGTTAATGAGGCCATGcttatttaatcatttaaaaGCCCGTGGAATACATGTAAGTTTAAAATCGTGTAATCATGAATTACAAATGAATTACTCCatattattattgctatttgtacaggtaTACATTTGGGTATTGAATACGGagcaagattttgaaaaagctTTTAGTCTTGGAGCCACTGGAGTAATAACAGATTATCCAACAAGACTAAAActatttctaaaaaattatacatttgAATAGAGAACTGCGAATAGGGAATTTTTAACAGATAGCATTAATTAACGTTAGATGCTAACTATTTTATTACTCCAAAGTTGGTTGTATGGACTGTTATATACAAGCACACGTACATCTACTATTAAGCAATCTGTTCTTATTTGCAAAGAATAAGAATAAATCACCTGCAAAAATGTATGCACAGCGTATTGCAATATAATTGATTGTTAACTAGCAAGATACTTACAAGTTCAAGTAGACAATGCTTTACTTATTTCATCTagcatggacaagaattcattTTAGAGTCCATGATAAAATGTTTCTTGAGAAAAATTATATGCATTAGACATCTTGCTAAATTTATGTATCACGTACTTTAGATGATATTCTGATTGCATTCTAAATTAATGTGAAGTTGAATTATTTATGAACAGCATTGTTTATGTGAAATGGCATTTATTATGTTGCACTTTTGGCATTGAAAGAGTGATACATATTACTGATATCAATTGTACTTCACTGATAACTATAATGTTATTGTCTGACATTGGTTGCAACATATCttcaaatataaaaagttactactaaatagatgagtcagtaataaattattttatttttatatttatattcattattcCGCTACAGTATTTTCTtcataaaatatgtataaactTTTATGAAGTGCAATAGTGTACACAATTGGCACGAATTAACAAAAACAATTATAATGCAAAACTGCATCAGAAAACTAACAAATAAATAACGCTATTCTGTTACTCCAATAAAAGTAATCATTTACAgtcttaaaaaaatgttccttttTTATTATGTAATGTCATACAAAAATTGTCTATTGAAACACAATGCATACATTAAGGAGAAtctataattaatattaaattatgtattttatgaattcGTCTTGGATACAATATCAAAGACAATACAAACACTTTTTATACAAATTATGAGATAATGCTTACagtatatacaaaatatatgtaCCTTTGTATTTGGAATAAATTTTGACATACATCTTTCAATTGTGTTTTTGAATTTCATGACAATGTTACTATCAGTTTCGCTAAAACATATTGTTCAGTTCTCACTGTtaaggctttcgggtgtaagccttGTCCTAGAGGAATTATGTTCTCAACGTTTCGCGAGGATTGCAGCTAGCTCTATCAGGGGATTGAAAACACACGAATCATTGGGAAAATTATTcccgaaataattaaaaaataatttacacccgaaagccttgACAGTGAGAACCGTATAATGTCATGCCATGAAAGCCTCAAATctcatatttattattattcatattgcgtcttttaatataaaaacattATATAAGAAATATCTTTTGTTCATAAATATATAAGATCATTCTTCCGTGTTATTTCTATActagaaaaaatgtttatctaacTGTTGTTGCACTTATGATAAACAATCCTTTTCGATTCTTCATTGGAGCCATCAATAGGTATTTGAGTATAAGCGAATACTTTTCCTCTGCAGTAATAGCACGTTTCCTTAGAAGGGTGAGAGCTGTTGAAATGCTTCTTGATCTCCGAGTGGTTCCCAACAAAATCCAAATTGCAGATTTCACAATGTACTTGGATCTGTCGAAACCTTACATGTACAGAATCGGTGACAACTCTACCAACATTGCTGTTATTACTGCTATTGTTAGATATATCTTCCGATGACATTTTATTTCTGTaacaaataaattgttgctaaaATGCATACTATAACATTAAATCTTAATATACAATATCAAACTTTAAAACAATTACATTATAAAAAAAGCTgcatataaacaattttttaatatagaataaGATGAATTGTTTacgtaatttaaaatattacgTTTGTGcattatactttaatatagaatataaattatacttaAGTAATGGAAGATTAAATCGAGACGCTCAAATTGTTTGAAACCTTGACATGGGGGGTTAGAAAATTATAACCTACGATTACTTACATATATAGAATTCCTTGCTATAATGGCAGGGTCTGTACTTTCACCATACAGCCTTTCTCCAATATCAGGTGAAATAAATCATTCCTGTTTTCTGCGTTCATTTTATACTAGTTATcagtaatttttctaaaaagagTACAAAGCATTGTATATGTAGACTTCTATTTGTATCACCATGATTAAATAAAGCACACAATAGAATTAAAGTTTGATTCATTTTCTGTTCATATCAGTTTTATTATTCCTTGGTGAATAATATCTACTACTACAATTGCAGGTAAAATAATTATAGACGGAGTTCTTTAAAAATTATCATGTATTTCCTTAAAGTCAAGTAGTTACATTGTAATTATTTAAATCTGTTTTAGCATGTGAACATAATTATAAGTGTTTATATAGGCTTTATTTTGAAGTGTAAACCTATAAGGGATAGTACTAAGCACTTCAAATCCTGTACCAAATAATAAAAGCAACGTAGTCCTTCTGGATCGCGTGACTGATTAACATCTAATAGAGAACCAGTCTTCGAAGTGGTAAATGATATGTGTTCATCTCCAATTACAATCTCTAATTCTTGGCGACCAATTCGATCAGGTTGTGGCCATAGAGAATCATCTTCTTGCATGATTTCGGAGTCCTGAATGATCCTTTTCAGTTCTTCCATTACGCATTGGTGCACATAAGCTTCTTTACGGATCATAGTGTCATTCTTGTAATTCGAATTGTTAGCATATCGTAGCTTACCGTCCGGTCTGAATTCAAATTCTAGAAACTCATGACCGAATTTCCCTTTGTGACCAATATAATAACGTATATAGAAATCTGTCGACATTGTGCGGTTTTAACCGAACCTTGAACTTAATTCAAAGGTTTCTTGATGATTAATGTGCCAGCTAAAACGGAATAAACATCTCTGAAACCGAATCATCGAAGCCGCATCAAGTAGGGAGAGGTTATCCACGTACCTTTCTCTGACTACGATTAGTCCCACCTCCTTACTTGTTTTGATAGAGACTGATAACTGATATATTATAAACTGTATTTATACcaatttctcataaatgcacTAATTTTATATGTTTATCATACGCATCGATTTATGTTTGCATTGATATACGATTCCGGTAATTGTCAACGACATTATAGAGTTTCCACTCTATGGCGATATTTGAACATTAAGGCGGTACACAAGTAATTACTTTAGTCAGTTTATCAATGCAGCTGAGACCAAATCAACTAATCATGTTATTCACTATAATAATTATGAACAGTGAGCCAGGTTATCGTGGCTGCGTGCACACACACTCGGGGGGAATGTGTAGGgtggatggcgccaccgtcgccattcccctagACCGCGCCGATCACTCGAGTTTCCCTTCTCAGTTCTGCCATACGAACTTCGCTCGAGAGAACGGAAACTCGATCTCTTTTGATCGTTATCTATCGTCGTGATCGGACGCGTTTCAATGTCTGCTCTCTACGTAGTCTTTTTGTATCTTCCGAGATCCCCTCGGACATTGAATAAATCGTGTTCTCTGGTTCAAGTCGAACCGTAAACGTGAGTGAGTTTATATATCCTACCACGTGGCTCCTTAACCTCAAAAAATACGTAGAGTAGGCAACGTGCCTCGTTTGCCCTCCGCGAGGCTTCGAACATTCTCCACGGGTGGTGTTCGTGTACCAATAACCCTAcagaacgccgaaaacccgggcgtgcgcactctcctatcctctctgctaaaAGAGAGGGTAGCATCAGGTACATAGCATTGAGATTGAGAGCCTTGCAATTTGAGAAATTCATGTATTCTGTTATTTGTATTGTGTGCCGTTTATTTTGTCGCaagattaaattattttcatttttcaatatcTGCATATTTACAtgcaaattttttcatttatcttATTGTActtatttaacataattttttgATGCCATCAGGTAATTTTTTCTGCATTTAAAATGTCGTTGCATCCAAACATTATTCGTACATATCCTTAAAAAGTGGTTGAGAATCAATCAATTTATAAagaattttcatcattttcatttataattctTCTTTTACTATCTGCTGCAGAAATGAAACCAAATTCATCGTCCCAAAACGACGCTACTGAGAAGATGCTACGGAGGCGAGAATGGAAGCTGGAACAAGAACGACAACGGCAGCATGAGAGGTTAAAACAACAGAAGATTTACGAATATGAAATGCAACGTGCCCGTGAAAAAGGTTTGCTGCCTCCGAAACCTCCAAATCGAAGTAAGAGCCGAAGTAAATCTCCACGAAGTCGACCTAGAAGACCTTGTACTCCTAGCACAACAAACACTCCAATTCTTTCTGAAAGGTAAATAAAACTTCATGAAAATCTATTATAGATTAAGAAtgcaaaactattttattttcttttaataacaaCACAATAAAACAAGAGTCTAAAATCTATTCTATGCATGTAAGGTTATATAATGTAGTCTAGGAAATCTTAGTTATTGAAATTGATATTCTATAAAAGAGACGCACTGTAAAATATAGaatgctttataaaaatttgtttgttgtgTTTCAGACTAGAATTTGCTGATGAAACAGTACCGTTATTTAAAGGACCCGAAGGCACAAAGATTAGTGCAGCTGAGCTACGCAGAATTAAAGTAGATATTCGTAGAAATATTCCTGGAAAATCAACTGACTCAGATCTTCAGTGGCATATTATCAATCCTGAAGATGTATTAATCAAAAGAAGAGCGggtaaattattatttccacACTGAAACTATTTAACAACTTTTTTAGTTCTTCAATGAAGAAGCATACGAAATGGAAAATAACATTGTCGCTGAAAATGAATATTTCTATGACTACCTACAAGTCACAATTGGCAAATTGAAATGTGTGAAGGATATCTCCTTTCTCTCGTAAAAATTAAGTTCGTTGTTATTCTTGtattagtttctaatttttaatcTACTCAGATTATTTCTTGCAATATCTTATTGAGCTACAGATAAATATTTCAACATGGTTACATCATGATTAACATCATTTGAAGATGGGAGAATTCTGTACGACAACTTTTACAACTCTGAAGATTACGGATTTCAATATTATAATGTGTCGTCCATAATATTCAAGAACTTATACAAGGGTGCTTTTAATTTGCAAAGTTAATAACTGGTTTTAATTTATCTAGGATGTAGCAAATTTGGAATACATCGTTGGATCACTGTTGCGATCACCTAATGTGCAATATGTAagcacaatattttttatttagagTGTTTAATGCTTTGCTTCGCATATCCTTTGCTTGCCTTTGTGTGTACACTTTTAATTATGGTTTTGCACAAAGAATTATGCTTCAGCTGTATTAACAACACAGGTTTTGTTGGTAAAagtcaatttttcaaagaatagtatagaTTCCATAAATCTATACATTCAAGTTTTGTGTATCCTCTGAATGTTCTGGTGTGGGAATGTGTGCATGATATATAATGTATAGTGCTCttgtctttttaaaaatatttcatttgctgCAATGGCAACAACTTGAAGATCTACTATGAAGATTTTTTACATTGCAAGTTTCTTCAACTGAAAAGGCAGAAGTGAATAcctatttttttaatataaatatgtatgaaTTAAAGAGACAATATTATACTAAAAAGTGATCTATTACacttttgtataatattttggGCTTAGTCTCTTTAATCTATTTTCATTTACtattaaaatgaaacaaaaacagGTATATAATTTGGTGGTTTCTGCAGCATTCAATTAATTCAGAGAAAGGATTTTGGTTTTActatttataatgaaaattgaaatttataaacGATCAGTACGGAAGATTTCTTAATCATCCTTGAAGATATAAGTCATCTCGGAAGGTTTCACCGGAGGATGTAGCAGAgacaattaatttcattttttaaaatttgttttttatttggaaaaaaaatattaataataattttctacgtGGCTTTTTATTGgacaaatgttaaaaaatttaagaatttaaaaaaattattgaactttATGACTAGTTTGCAAAGTAAAATCGATGTAAATAGAAAAAGTACTTAATATAGTTTGTATAAAGAAAATGTTGGTATAAGTTGAAATTCTTATTCAAGTATAATAATGTAAATTTAGAATTGAAGAGAACACTAACGTTTATTAATTTATACTTGTATACGTTTATTGATTAATATATTGATTCTGGCACTGAAGAAGGTTGTAAGCTATTGGACATCTATCTACAGATATTGTATTAATTTTGAGAAATAGTTTTGAAaacaattaaacaaaaaatataatttataaacacTAACTTAATCAGTTTAGATGTTTTTATAACGTTCATGTAAGAATTACTTGAAGAAATACttgaaattaaatgtaaattatAATGTAATTGTACTAATATATAATTTGTTCATTGTGATGAACATTAGCAAATAATGATTTACTTTCTCAATTTGCAATAATAAGATGGAACGTTTATACGGATggtttacaatttttcaaagatgatcaatttctctGAATAGCAATTTTGATGTCTTCAAGGTCTGTCACAGCTGCCAGTATTGCTTAACTGCTTATTTCAtatatattgaaattattttcttcatcAAAAATTTATGTTACTATAGGAGAAGGATCGAAACCAATATTTGAGAGGAAAGAAATCAAAGGAGTAATCACCGAAACAGAAGAGGTTGAAGAACATCGTACTGTTGTAACTATAAATAATGACACTTTAGGTAttgaagaattaaaaattacatattttatatttcatttgtaTTGGATTGTGATTTCCATTTTACAagtgtataatttttaatttttagatgGCAAGTCGAAAACATTTAAAAGCCGCTCAGTGTCTTTGAGTCCAATCAGAAACCGAAGTCGTAATCCTCGACGTTCATTGTCTCGTCGTTCCAGGTTTGTGCCTGTATTGGCAATGTTTCCTTATGAGAAAGCAAAGTTGTTACGATTATTGTCGACTAACTGTTACTAGACATTTTATTTAGTTATAAGATAAGATATGGtttgacaattttaatattgataTGATATGCaatcaatttttgaacgaatgaATGAATTGAGTTCCactgaattattattttatttgtttagggAAAGGTATCGTAGCAGGAACAGAAGTAAGGAGTATGAAGATAGTTCCATAGGGAAGGAGAGACGACGTACTGAGTCATACATTGCTGAGGAAGAGCGACACAGAAGAAGTCGTGACCATTCGCGTTCGAGGGAGAGGGAAGAACGGAAATGGGATAGAGATTCCCATCACAGGTGTGTCATGGAATATTTTCTGTGTGATGCATTTgtgaattaaatttaataaataaatactgtTTTGGCATGAGAGGTCTTATCGAGAGTATCGAGAGAGATCTAGAGAACGCTCTCGAAATAATAGGGACGGAAATAGATCCAGGGTACAAAGAGTTCTTCCGCCACATTATATGGGGCAAATTCCTGTTCCTATTTATTATAATGTACGTATATTAGTGATGACGAACAGTTTCCAGTTTATTAGACAGAAtactaatttattatatttcagcACTTCCCGCCTAGTCCAATAATGATGACACCTTGGATGCCAATGCGCGGACAAGTTCTGCTAGGAAATAGGCACCCTTCCATTATGGGACCTCCATGGCCATTCTCGCCAAGTTTACGTCTCTCCAATCCTATTAAGTACAGGTCCAAGAAGTTTTAATGATTCCATAAACGGATTTCTATGTATTTTGCATTGTATACAGGATTTGGACCAGTTTTAGTTTATATTtggattatttaaatttgtaatgttttaaaataaaacGAATTTATACCGATTTTATTCTTGCAACTACAAATCTTTAAACctgtaattaatttaaaattgctTACTAAAAAGTGCAGACCCTTGGCCGCTCCCTTTCCCCTTTTTTCTGAGTACTCTTCCCTACGAGACGTATGGGacattcaatttttatcatGTTGCCTGTATCAAATATTAATCcttatttttctatttcacatGCGTAGGAGgcagatgtgtgtgtgtgtgtgcgtgtgcgtgcgcgcaTACGAGAGCGTTGGCGGCGTTGCGAGCGTTGTGAAAAACAACAAGCGGTAGCGACCGCGAGAACGAGCGGCAACTTTAGACTATTTACGGTGACAACCAAATTGTTTATCAAAATCTAGAATGTTCGTTGGAGACGGAtataaaaggacgcgtccgtGCCGCGGGAGCGATTTGCAAAAGAACCATTGTTACGATACGATCCGtttaacgattttgtatttttctcgaCGTGCGAAGTATTTACGTGATTCTCTGTGATTGACATCGTGCATATTTCTAATAAAAAGTGGTTATTTAAACATACTGCTCTTACACATGTATATAGACTTCAGTGTCAGTATATGCAGAAGtcaaaaacaaaaatcaaaCCATATTGTTATTCtctaaaataatgaaataatttcattgaacaCAATATCttttacttaatatttttaCTCAACTTTTTAGCACATAATCTcgttttatacaaaaaatatattcgacACAGCAAGAAATAATACTTGACCGCAAAgagttaatttataatttattaaaattattaagggattCAATGTATTTAAttcctgttttttataattcaTGTAgataaatttcaaaatttaatgtcacatacatattttacattaaaaatgattgaatacTATTAAAACTTTCGTTCAATAAATTAAATAGTTACACCaaactttttaaatatcatGTTATATTTATTCTGTGACGGCGGCTACCTCCTACGCTCGCCAGCAGATGGACAAATAGTCAAACATCTTTCCCGCTATTACCTAATCAGTCACCGATTCTTATATATATCATTCTCAATCGTCTTCTCACATCCCAGCGTCTGAGGCAGGGCTCGCTAGATAGCCTCACCCGACGAGTCTCCCAGCGGGCCCTAGGACGAAGAATCATCACCCACTTCTCCCTTTTTCCAATCCAAATACAGTCCTAGTTAAAACATTGCAtatgatgcaaaataaatagaaatccGTTTATGGAATCATGATGAAAAGTTTCTTGTCCCTCTATTTAATGAGGGGACGTAATCACCTGTGAGTGGTGGTGCCCCCCCCCGTCGCCCAACatcatgggggggggggggagtgctGGTTTCCTCGCGGAACTGTGGCCTCCCACGCGTATTGGCATCGAAGGTGTCATCATTATTGGTCTTAGTGGCAAACGCTAAATGGATCTATCTCTGCTCCCGAGAGCAGCGACACAGAGCGTGTCTAGCTCAAAGAGTGTTTGTGTGTTCCTCTGGGTCTCCTTTTGATATAAGACCTCCCTGACCCCTATCacagtatttatttttttaaatttcattcacaAATGCATCACATAGAAAAAATATCATTCCATGACACACCTGTGATGAGAAGAATCTTTATCCCATTTCCGTTTTTCCCTGTCCTTTGAATGCGAATTGTTATGTTTTATGTAGGTTCAATATATTTGTGTAACCTAAGATTGTTAATTTATTGCACGATGCGTAACATTTCCAGCGTTGGTCTCCGCTCTGCCCGATGCCCGATGGGGACGTCTGCTGACGTTGGAAAGTACCCCCATAAGAATAGAATACTGGCTACCCTAAAAGACAGGGAGGGGGTGGTAGCCTTGCAATTTGAGGAATTCGTTCATTTTGTGATTTTTGACGTGTGCCGTTTGTTTTGTCGTGAgattaaattattttcgtttttaaacATTTGTACCCGTTACATGCCAATTTTTCCATTATTAAATATCTGCATCTTTACATGCAAATTTTATCACTTTtcttattgtatttatttaccataatttttattgtatttaaaaTGTTGTTGCATTACGCGTACATAACCTTAAAGAAAGgttaagaataaattaatttaaaaagaattttcatatttataattctTCTTTTACTATTTGCTGCAGAAATGAAACCAAATTCATTGTCCCGAGGGCAGTAGAaatcaccgtatttttcgagcgacgtATTCTCCCATAAGGcttggcagtctttctaaatatctcgtcggtggcccggttctgttcGAGGAAAGACGGCctggttctgtgccatgctatggctgagcagatgtcagcactatatcgggaatgccgaaaacccgggcgtgagcactctcattcctctctgttaTGAATGAAAATCTCTAGCCTAGTAACTCGTATGCTCCATAAGCAAATGTTCAATAAATTCATTTGACAAAATGAAGAACGATATCCATCGGTTAACGCTTGAAAAGATTTACATAGATGGCGTCATAAGATTTTTCGACTACTTATATACCTTTTACAATCATTAAAACAATCATTTTCTCCAACTAATAAAACAAACAATCCGACAcgattagaaaaatattaaatcataATTCCCGCGgatttctttatattttctaATCTGTACCATTCAATATCTCGGCATAAAAAGGAACTCTCATATCGATTAATAATTCTTGAGCTATAGAATGCGAGTGAGAAATGATTTTACTCTTTCAAAAATCGTCCAAACGAGAAGTtgtagtacatttttatttctctcttttatATCTTTATATATTGAATGGTTTAATTGTGAATCATTTTATTTGTCTTCTGTATCTAAATTTTTAAAAGACATATATGGTATATGTTAATAGAGCGATAATTGGAAATAACACATTTGCAAACATTTCGATTGGACAATGGATATTggatgaaataaatttcaacttaaagaacaatgaaaatttccgttttattaacatttaagaaataactttttaaattaaCATGATATTCGATCATGAAGCACCTTGCATCTTAATTTCGAACAAACTCTGTCGCACTTGTCGCGAATCGGCCTTCGTAAGAGGACGTTGTCCAGTGGTCATCCGTTGACATCTGAATTGTCAAGTTCTGTGCCACGCAGTTTTTTCGGAACGAAATCATTTTGATTGCAGCGAACAATCAAAATCTCTAGCCGTATTTCCAGACAACTGGTCACAATGAAAATTGTCCACGGCGGATTCAACGGCGGGTGACACGCGCGAATGTCAAAAGATCCACACGTAAATCAGTGAAATGTTTACAGTGTTAACGTTGATGTATGTACCAAGGTAATAAGCTAAAGGATGAGATTATCCTCCTCGACGAGTTCACGTAACTTAAGCTCGTCATAGCGATCGCTCAGCCCAGGATTACCGATCGAACATGAACAAAGCTCACATGGACAAAAGACTGAATCAATTGCCAGCTTGGCTATGGACTAACTCCACTACTTTGCCACCGATCTATAAGAGAGTATGGGAAACAGTGCGAGAAGAGAAGGTCAGGTCCAATGGAATGCAAACTGAGCTACTTGTCGATACCAACAAA is a window encoding:
- the LOC143360036 gene encoding lysophospholipase D GDPD1, giving the protein MLLYTLIGGYVLTSIVLFKYPTLLHKKKELKFNCQHISHRGGAGEGYENTMYAFKRAIAIGTQMLELDCHLTKDGEVVVCHDQNLMRSAGTNKNISELNYKELPLLKQRLPIDFEPDTEYIGPESEENRQIPLLKEVFEAFPSMPVNIDIKINDDRLIEKVSDLIKDYKREEYTVWGNFNDEITQKCYRTNPNVNLLFSMRRVALLILLTYTGLLPFVPLRETHLEVFLPSIYLRRTRSPKPTFLTVEKLIVRATNVLLMRPCLFNHLKARGIHVYIWVLNTEQDFEKAFSLGATGVITDYPTRLKLFLKNYTFE
- the LOC143360037 gene encoding uncharacterized protein LOC143360037 isoform X1, which produces MHKRNILNYVNNSSYSILKNCLYAAFFIINKMSSEDISNNSSNNSNVGRVVTDSVHVRFRQIQVHCEICNLDFVGNHSEIKKHFNSSHPSKETCYYCRGKVFAYTQIPIDGSNEESKRIVYHKCNNS
- the LOC143360037 gene encoding uncharacterized protein LOC143360037 isoform X2 — its product is MSSEDISNNSSNNSNVGRVVTDSVHVRFRQIQVHCEICNLDFVGNHSEIKKHFNSSHPSKETCYYCRGKVFAYTQIPIDGSNEESKRIVYHKCNNS
- the Mago gene encoding mago, exon junction complex subunit codes for the protein MSTDFYIRYYIGHKGKFGHEFLEFEFRPDGKLRYANNSNYKNDTMIRKEAYVHQCVMEELKRIIQDSEIMQEDDSLWPQPDRIGRQELEIVIGDEHISFTTSKTGSLLDVNQSRDPEGLRCFYYLVQDLKCLVLSLIGLHFKIKPI
- the LOC143359491 gene encoding uncharacterized protein LOC143359491 isoform X2; amino-acid sequence: MPSEMKPNSSSQNDATEKMLRRREWKLEQERQRQHERLKQQKIYEYEMQRAREKGLLPPKPPNRSKSRSKSPRSRPRRPCTPSTTNTPILSERLEFADETVPLFKGPEGTKISAAELRRIKVDIRRNIPGKSTDSDLQWHIINPEDVLIKRRAGEGSKPIFERKEIKGVITETEEVEEHRTVVTINNDTLDGKSKTFKSRSVSLSPIRNRSRNPRRSLSRRSRERYRSRNRSKEYEDSSIGKERRRTESYIAEEERHRRSRDHSRSREREERKWDRDSHHRSYREYRERSRERSRNNRDGNRSRVQRVLPPHYMGQIPVPIYYNHFPPSPIMMTPWMPMRGQVLLGNRHPSIMGPPWPFSPSLRLSNPIKYRSKKF
- the LOC143359491 gene encoding uncharacterized protein LOC143359491 isoform X1; this translates as MKPNSSSQNDATEKMLRRREWKLEQERQRQHERLKQQKIYEYEMQRAREKGLLPPKPPNRSKSRSKSPRSRPRRPCTPSTTNTPILSERLEFADETVPLFKGPEGTKISAAELRRIKVDIRRNIPGKSTDSDLQWHIINPEDVLIKRRAGEGSKPIFERKEIKGVITETEEVEEHRTVVTINNDTLDGKSKTFKSRSVSLSPIRNRSRNPRRSLSRRSRERYRSRNRSKEYEDSSIGKERRRTESYIAEEERHRRSRDHSRSREREERKWDRDSHHRCVMEYFLCDAFRSYREYRERSRERSRNNRDGNRSRVQRVLPPHYMGQIPVPIYYNHFPPSPIMMTPWMPMRGQVLLGNRHPSIMGPPWPFSPSLRLSNPIKYRSKKF